The proteins below come from a single Geobacillus thermoleovorans genomic window:
- a CDS encoding NuoB/complex I 20 kDa subunit family protein — MDVKWEGFSGVEMEEVKRNVFLTTLEQLKGWARSSSLWPLTFGLACCAIEMMAVGGAHYDLDRFGSFFRASPRQADVMIVSGTVTKKMAPLLRRLYDQMPEPKWVIAMGSCATAGGPYVKSYSVVKGVDQIVPVDVYIPGCPPNPAALIYGIHKLKEKIRLEAKTGKKVL, encoded by the coding sequence ATGGATGTGAAATGGGAGGGTTTTTCTGGCGTCGAAATGGAAGAAGTGAAGCGAAACGTCTTTTTGACGACGTTGGAACAGTTGAAAGGATGGGCCCGAAGCAGTTCGCTTTGGCCGTTGACGTTCGGCCTTGCCTGTTGCGCTATCGAGATGATGGCGGTCGGCGGCGCCCATTACGACCTCGACCGGTTCGGTTCGTTTTTCCGCGCCTCGCCGCGGCAGGCGGACGTCATGATTGTCTCGGGCACGGTGACGAAAAAAATGGCGCCGCTCTTGCGCCGGTTGTATGACCAAATGCCCGAACCGAAATGGGTCATCGCCATGGGTTCGTGTGCGACAGCCGGCGGCCCGTACGTCAAATCGTACAGCGTCGTCAAAGGCGTCGACCAAATTGTCCCGGTGGACGTGTACATACCAGGCTGTCCGCCGAACCCGGCAGCGCTCATCTACGGTATTCATAAATTAAAAGAAAAAATCCGACTGGAAGCCAAAACGGGGAAGAAGGTGCTGTAA
- a CDS encoding NADH-quinone oxidoreductase subunit A, which translates to MSNIYANSYLIIFVFLCLGVLLPIGALTAGRWLRPHVPSDAKATTYESGNNPFHDSRVQFQVRYYLFALLFVIFDIETVFLYPWAVVYDQLGLFALVEMIIFIVLLAIGLIYAWKKKVLRWM; encoded by the coding sequence TTGAGCAACATCTATGCAAACAGTTATTTGATCATCTTCGTCTTCCTTTGCCTCGGTGTGTTGCTGCCGATCGGGGCGCTCACGGCCGGGCGGTGGCTGCGGCCGCACGTGCCGAGTGATGCAAAGGCGACAACGTATGAAAGCGGTAACAATCCCTTTCACGACTCGCGCGTTCAGTTCCAAGTTCGGTACTACCTATTTGCCTTGCTGTTTGTCATTTTCGATATCGAGACGGTGTTTTTGTACCCGTGGGCTGTTGTCTATGACCAACTCGGTTTGTTCGCGTTGGTGGAAATGATCATTTTCATCGTTTTGCTTGCCATTGGCCTTATCTATGCTTGGAAAAAGAAGGTGTTACGATGGATGTGA
- a CDS encoding F0F1 ATP synthase subunit epsilon, with protein sequence MKTIHVSVVTPDGPVYEDDVEMVSVKAKSGELGILPGHIPLVAPLEISAARLKKGGKTQYIAVSGGFLEVRPDKVTILAQAAERAEDIDVLRAKAAKERAERRLQSQQDDIDFKRAELALKRAMNRLSVAEMK encoded by the coding sequence ATGAAAACGATCCACGTGAGCGTCGTTACTCCTGATGGCCCGGTGTACGAAGACGATGTTGAGATGGTCAGCGTCAAAGCGAAAAGCGGCGAGCTCGGCATTTTGCCGGGGCACATTCCGCTTGTCGCCCCGCTCGAGATCAGCGCGGCCCGGCTGAAAAAAGGCGGCAAAACGCAATACATTGCCGTCAGCGGCGGCTTTTTGGAAGTCCGCCCGGACAAAGTGACGATTTTGGCTCAAGCTGCTGAACGGGCGGAGGACATTGACGTCCTCCGCGCCAAAGCGGCGAAAGAGCGGGCGGAGCGCCGCCTGCAAAGCCAGCAGGATGACATCGACTTCAAACGGGCCGAACTGGCGTTAAAACGCGCCATGAACCGTTTGAGTGTTGCGGAAATGAAGTAA
- the atpD gene encoding F0F1 ATP synthase subunit beta — MTRGRVIQVMGPVVDVKFENGHLPAIYNALKIQHKARNENEVDIDLTLEVALHLGDDTVRTIAMASTDGLIRGMEVIDTGAPISVPVGEVTLGRVFNVLGEPIDLEGDIPADARRDPIHRPAPKFEELATEVEILETGIKVVDLLAPYIKGGKIGLFGGAGVGKTVLIQELIHNIAQEHGGISVFAGVGERTREGNDLYHEMKDSGVISKTAMVFGQMNEPPGARMRVALTGLTMAEYFRDEQGQDVLLFIDNIFRFTQAGSEVSALLGRMPSAVGYQPTLATEMGQLQERITSTAKGSITSIQAIYVPADDYTDPAPATTFSHLDATTNLERKLAEMGIYPAVDPLASTSRALAPEIVGEEHYQVARKVQQTLQRYKELQDIIAILGMDELSDEDKLVVHRARRIQFFLSQNFHVAEQFTGQPGSYVPVKETVRGFKEILEGKYDHLPEDAFRLVGRIEEVVEKAKAMGVEV; from the coding sequence ATGACAAGAGGACGCGTTATCCAAGTCATGGGTCCGGTTGTAGACGTCAAGTTTGAGAACGGCCACTTGCCGGCGATCTACAACGCCCTGAAAATTCAACATAAAGCGCGCAACGAAAACGAAGTCGACATCGACTTGACATTGGAAGTCGCCTTGCACCTTGGCGATGATACAGTACGGACGATCGCGATGGCGTCCACAGACGGCCTCATCCGCGGCATGGAAGTCATCGATACCGGTGCACCGATTTCGGTGCCGGTCGGCGAAGTCACGCTTGGCCGCGTGTTCAACGTCTTGGGCGAGCCGATCGACTTGGAAGGCGACATTCCGGCTGACGCCCGCCGCGACCCGATTCACCGTCCGGCGCCAAAATTCGAGGAATTGGCGACGGAAGTCGAAATTTTGGAAACGGGGATTAAAGTCGTTGACTTGCTTGCCCCGTATATTAAAGGCGGAAAAATCGGTTTGTTCGGCGGCGCTGGCGTAGGAAAAACGGTCTTGATTCAAGAGCTGATCCACAACATCGCCCAAGAGCACGGCGGGATTTCCGTCTTTGCTGGCGTCGGCGAACGGACGCGCGAAGGAAACGACTTGTACCATGAGATGAAAGATTCCGGCGTCATCAGCAAAACGGCCATGGTGTTCGGACAAATGAATGAGCCGCCGGGGGCGCGGATGCGCGTCGCCTTGACCGGCTTGACGATGGCCGAATACTTCCGTGATGAACAAGGCCAAGACGTGTTGCTCTTTATCGATAACATCTTCCGTTTCACGCAGGCCGGTTCGGAAGTGTCGGCGCTGTTAGGCCGCATGCCGTCGGCCGTTGGTTACCAACCGACATTGGCGACGGAGATGGGTCAATTGCAAGAGCGGATCACGTCGACGGCGAAAGGATCGATCACCTCGATTCAAGCGATTTACGTCCCGGCCGACGACTATACGGACCCGGCTCCGGCCACGACGTTCTCGCACTTGGATGCGACGACGAACCTGGAGCGGAAGCTCGCGGAGATGGGGATTTATCCGGCCGTTGACCCGCTCGCTTCGACATCGCGTGCGTTGGCGCCGGAAATCGTCGGCGAGGAGCACTACCAAGTCGCCCGCAAAGTGCAGCAAACGCTGCAACGTTATAAAGAATTGCAAGACATCATCGCCATCTTGGGGATGGATGAACTGTCGGATGAAGACAAACTCGTCGTTCATCGCGCCCGCCGCATCCAGTTCTTCTTGTCGCAAAACTTCCACGTGGCGGAGCAGTTCACGGGCCAACCGGGCTCCTACGTGCCGGTGAAAGAAACAGTGCGCGGCTTTAAAGAAATTTTGGAAGGCAAATACGACCATCTTCCGGAAGATGCGTTCCGCTTAGTCGGCCGCATTGAAGAAGTCGTTGAAAAAGCGAAAGCGATGGGTGTCGAAGTGTGA
- the atpG gene encoding ATP synthase F1 subunit gamma: MASLRDIKTRINATKKTSQITKAMEMVSTSKLNRAEQNAKSFVPYMEKIQEVVANVALGAGGASHPMLVSRPVKKTGYLVITSDRGLAGAYNSNVLRLVYQTIQKRHASPDEYAIIVIGRVGLSFFRKRNMPVILDITRLPDQPSFADIKEIARKTVGLFADGTFDELYMYYNHYVSAIQQEVTERKLLPLTDLAENKQRTVYEFEPSQEEILDVLLPQYAESLIYGALLDAKASEHAARMTAMKNATDNANELIRTLTLSYNRARQAAITQEITEIVAGANALQ, translated from the coding sequence TTGGCATCGTTACGCGATATTAAAACGCGCATCAATGCGACGAAGAAGACAAGCCAAATTACAAAAGCGATGGAAATGGTCTCGACGTCGAAGCTGAACCGAGCGGAGCAAAACGCGAAATCGTTCGTTCCATATATGGAGAAAATTCAAGAAGTCGTGGCCAATGTGGCGCTTGGCGCCGGCGGCGCTTCGCATCCGATGCTCGTTTCGCGCCCGGTGAAAAAAACCGGGTATCTCGTGATCACGTCGGATCGCGGTCTGGCTGGCGCGTACAACAGCAACGTGCTGCGCCTCGTGTACCAAACGATCCAAAAACGCCATGCTTCTCCGGACGAATATGCGATCATCGTCATCGGCCGCGTCGGGTTGAGCTTTTTCCGCAAGCGGAACATGCCGGTCATTCTCGACATCACCCGCTTGCCGGACCAGCCGTCGTTTGCCGATATTAAAGAAATCGCCCGCAAAACGGTTGGGTTATTCGCCGACGGTACGTTTGACGAGCTGTATATGTATTACAACCATTACGTGAGCGCGATCCAGCAAGAGGTGACGGAACGGAAGCTTCTGCCGCTCACTGACTTGGCGGAGAATAAGCAGCGCACGGTGTACGAATTTGAACCGTCGCAAGAAGAAATTTTGGACGTCTTATTGCCGCAGTATGCGGAAAGCCTCATTTACGGCGCATTGCTCGATGCAAAAGCAAGCGAACACGCCGCCCGCATGACGGCGATGAAGAACGCAACGGACAATGCGAACGAGCTCATTCGCACATTGACGCTTTCCTACAACCGCGCTCGCCAAGCGGCGATTACGCAAGAAATTACGGAAATTGTCGCCGGAGCAAACGCCTTGCAATAG
- the atpA gene encoding F0F1 ATP synthase subunit alpha produces the protein MSIRAEEISALIKQQIENYESQIQVSDVGTVIQVGDGIARAHGLDNVMSGELVEFANGVMGMALNLEENNVGIVILGPYTGIKEGDEVRRTGRIMEVPVGEALIGRVVNPLGQPVDGLGPVETTETRPIESPAPGVMDRRSVHEPLQTGIKAIDALVPIGRGQRELIIGDRQTGKTSVAIDTIINQKDQNMICIYVAIGQKESTVRTVVETLRKHGALDYTIVVTASASQPAPLLFLAPYAGVAMGEYFMYKGQHVLVVYDDLSKQAAAYRELSLLLRRPPGREAYPGDIFYLHSRLLERAAKLSDAKGGGSLTALPFVETQAGDISAYIPTNVISITDGQIFLQSDLFFSGVRPAINAGLSVSRVGGAAQIKAMKKVAGTLRLDLAAYRELEAFAQFGSDLDKATQAKLARGARTVEVLKQDLHQPIPVEKQVLIIYALTRGFLDDIPVEDVRRFEKEFYLWLDQNGQHLLEHIRTTKDLPNEDDLNKAIEAFKKTFVVSQ, from the coding sequence ATGAGCATTCGAGCGGAAGAAATCAGCGCGCTCATTAAGCAGCAGATTGAAAACTATGAATCGCAAATCCAAGTGAGCGACGTCGGCACCGTCATCCAAGTCGGCGACGGGATCGCGCGCGCTCATGGGCTCGATAACGTCATGTCCGGCGAGCTCGTCGAGTTTGCCAACGGCGTGATGGGCATGGCGTTGAACTTGGAAGAAAACAACGTCGGTATCGTTATTTTAGGACCGTACACCGGCATTAAAGAAGGGGACGAAGTGCGCCGTACGGGCCGGATCATGGAAGTGCCCGTTGGGGAAGCGCTCATCGGCCGCGTCGTCAACCCACTCGGTCAGCCTGTTGACGGATTAGGGCCGGTGGAAACGACGGAAACGCGCCCGATCGAGAGCCCGGCGCCGGGCGTTATGGACCGGAGATCGGTGCATGAGCCGCTGCAAACCGGGATTAAAGCGATCGACGCGCTCGTGCCGATCGGCCGCGGCCAGCGCGAACTCATCATCGGCGACCGGCAAACGGGGAAAACGTCCGTCGCCATTGACACGATCATCAACCAAAAAGACCAAAACATGATTTGTATTTATGTCGCCATCGGGCAAAAAGAATCGACGGTCCGCACCGTTGTCGAAACGCTCCGCAAACACGGCGCGCTCGACTATACGATCGTCGTCACCGCTTCGGCGTCGCAGCCGGCTCCGCTTTTGTTCTTGGCGCCGTATGCCGGTGTGGCGATGGGCGAGTATTTCATGTATAAAGGCCAACACGTGTTAGTGGTCTATGACGATTTATCGAAACAAGCCGCGGCATACCGTGAATTGTCGCTCTTGCTTCGCCGTCCGCCGGGCCGTGAAGCGTATCCGGGGGATATTTTCTACTTGCACTCCCGCCTGCTTGAGCGCGCAGCGAAATTGAGCGATGCCAAAGGCGGCGGTTCCTTGACCGCGCTTCCGTTCGTCGAAACGCAAGCGGGCGATATTTCCGCGTACATTCCGACGAACGTCATCTCGATTACGGACGGGCAAATTTTCTTGCAATCGGACTTGTTCTTCTCCGGCGTCCGCCCAGCGATCAACGCAGGGTTGTCCGTTTCGCGCGTCGGTGGGGCAGCGCAAATCAAAGCGATGAAAAAAGTAGCCGGGACGCTCCGTTTGGACTTGGCCGCTTACCGTGAGCTGGAGGCGTTCGCCCAATTCGGCTCCGACCTCGACAAGGCGACGCAAGCGAAGCTCGCCCGCGGGGCGCGCACGGTCGAAGTGCTGAAGCAAGATTTGCATCAGCCGATTCCGGTCGAAAAACAAGTGTTGATCATCTATGCATTGACGCGCGGCTTTTTGGACGACATTCCGGTTGAAGATGTACGCCGTTTCGAGAAAGAGTTTTACTTGTGGCTCGACCAAAACGGCCAACACTTGCTTGAGCACATCCGCACGACGAAAGATCTTCCGAACGAAGACGATCTCAATAAAGCGATCGAAGCGTTCAAGAAAACGTTTGTCGTTTCACAATAA
- a CDS encoding F0F1 ATP synthase subunit delta, translated as MNQEVIAKRYASALFQIALEQGQLDRIEEDVRAVRQALAENGEFLSLLSYPKLSLDQKKALIREAFAGVSTPVQNTLLLLLERHRFGLVPELAEQFLALVDDARGIAKAVAYSARPLTDEELRALSDVFAQKVGKQTLEIENIIDPELIGGVKLRIGNRIYDGSVSGQLERIRRQLIG; from the coding sequence ATGAACCAAGAAGTGATCGCCAAACGGTACGCGTCCGCTTTGTTCCAAATCGCGCTCGAACAAGGACAGCTTGATCGAATCGAAGAAGATGTTCGCGCCGTGCGCCAGGCGTTGGCGGAAAACGGCGAGTTTTTATCGCTTCTTTCGTATCCGAAACTTTCCTTGGATCAGAAAAAAGCGCTCATCCGCGAAGCGTTCGCCGGTGTGTCCACCCCGGTGCAAAACACGCTTCTCCTTCTTCTGGAGCGCCATCGCTTCGGCCTTGTGCCCGAGCTGGCGGAACAGTTTCTCGCCCTAGTCGACGATGCGCGTGGCATCGCCAAGGCGGTCGCCTATTCGGCGCGGCCGTTGACGGACGAAGAACTGCGGGCGCTTTCCGACGTCTTTGCCCAAAAAGTCGGCAAACAGACGCTTGAGATTGAAAATATCATTGATCCGGAACTCATCGGCGGCGTGAAGCTGCGCATCGGCAACCGCATTTACGACGGCAGCGTCAGCGGGCAGCTTGAACGGATTCGGCGGCAGCTGATCGGCTAA
- a CDS encoding F0F1 ATP synthase subunit B — MWKANVWVLGEAAHGISGGTIIYQLLMFIILLALLRKFAWQPLMNIMKQREEHIANEIDQAEKRRQEAEKLLEEQRELMKQSRQEAQALIENARKLAEEQKEQIVASARAEAERVKEAAKKEIEREKEQAMAALREQVASLSVLIASKVIEKELTEQDQRKLIEAYIKDVQEAGGAR, encoded by the coding sequence TTGTGGAAGGCAAACGTATGGGTGCTCGGCGAAGCGGCGCATGGCATCAGCGGCGGCACGATTATTTACCAATTGCTGATGTTCATCATTTTGCTGGCCTTGTTGCGCAAATTCGCTTGGCAGCCGTTAATGAATATCATGAAACAACGTGAAGAACATATCGCGAACGAAATCGACCAGGCGGAAAAACGCCGTCAAGAAGCAGAAAAACTTCTTGAAGAACAGCGCGAACTGATGAAGCAGTCGCGCCAAGAAGCGCAAGCGCTCATTGAAAACGCGCGCAAGCTGGCTGAAGAGCAGAAAGAACAAATTGTCGCCTCGGCCCGTGCGGAAGCGGAACGGGTGAAAGAAGCGGCGAAAAAAGAAATCGAGCGTGAAAAAGAACAGGCGATGGCCGCGCTCCGCGAACAAGTGGCCTCGTTGTCTGTCTTGATCGCCTCAAAAGTGATTGAAAAAGAGCTGACCGAGCAAGATCAACGCAAGCTGATCGAAGCGTACATCAAAGACGTTCAAGAGGCAGGAGGAGCGCGATGA
- the atpE gene encoding F0F1 ATP synthase subunit C encodes MSLGVLAAAIAVGLGALGAGIGNGLIVSRTIEGIARQPELRPVLQTTMFIGVALVEALPIIGVVFSFIYLGR; translated from the coding sequence ATGAGTTTGGGTGTACTTGCAGCTGCGATTGCGGTAGGTTTGGGGGCGTTAGGCGCCGGCATCGGCAACGGGTTGATCGTCAGCCGTACCATCGAAGGGATTGCTCGTCAACCAGAATTGCGTCCGGTTTTGCAAACGACGATGTTCATCGGGGTCGCGTTGGTTGAGGCGCTTCCGATCATCGGTGTCGTCTTCTCGTTCATTTACTTAGGTCGATAA
- the atpB gene encoding F0F1 ATP synthase subunit A: MEHKAPLVEFLGLTFNLSDMLMITITSLIVFIIAVAATRSLQLRPTGMQNFMEWVFDFVRGIINSTMDWQTGGRFLTLGVTLIMYVFVANMLGLPFSVHVNGELWWKSPTADATVTLTLAVMVVGLTHYYGVKMKGASDYLRDYTRPVAWLFPLKIIEEFANTLTLGLRLFGNIYAGEILLGLLASLGTHYGVLGAVGAAIPMMVWQAFSIFVGTIQAFIFTMLTMVYMAHKVSHDH; encoded by the coding sequence ATGGAGCATAAAGCGCCGCTTGTCGAATTTTTAGGCCTTACGTTTAATTTATCTGATATGTTGATGATTACGATCACGAGCTTGATCGTTTTCATCATTGCTGTTGCGGCTACTCGCTCGCTTCAGCTGCGCCCGACGGGGATGCAAAACTTTATGGAGTGGGTCTTTGACTTTGTCAGAGGCATCATTAACAGCACGATGGATTGGCAAACGGGCGGCCGCTTTTTGACGCTGGGCGTCACGCTCATCATGTATGTGTTTGTGGCCAATATGCTTGGACTGCCGTTTTCCGTCCACGTAAACGGTGAACTTTGGTGGAAATCGCCGACCGCGGATGCGACCGTTACGTTGACGCTGGCGGTGATGGTCGTCGGCCTCACCCACTACTATGGCGTCAAAATGAAAGGGGCGTCCGACTATTTGCGCGATTACACCCGTCCAGTCGCCTGGTTGTTCCCGCTTAAAATCATCGAAGAGTTTGCCAACACGCTGACGCTCGGTTTGCGTCTTTTCGGGAACATTTACGCTGGGGAAATTTTGCTTGGCTTGCTCGCCAGCCTTGGCACGCATTACGGTGTGCTTGGCGCTGTTGGCGCAGCCATCCCGATGATGGTGTGGCAAGCGTTCAGTATTTTTGTCGGAACGATTCAGGCGTTCATTTTTACGATGTTAACAATGGTTTATATGGCTCATAAGGTCAGTCATGACCATTGA
- a CDS encoding ATP synthase subunit I encodes MGSLQTVFLRQVRYILYLLAIYTLGFGFTPYKTVFLSLILGTSISLLMVWNLTWKIEKFGQAVAARKKVRTLGTLSRLALAALAAVIVLTYPQYFHVVPTVLGLMTSYIVIIIDFFFHKWKNDKLQV; translated from the coding sequence ATGGGAAGTCTTCAAACGGTGTTTTTGCGGCAAGTTAGGTACATATTGTATTTGCTCGCCATCTATACGCTCGGCTTTGGATTTACGCCGTATAAAACCGTTTTTCTCAGCTTGATTCTCGGCACATCGATCAGCCTCCTCATGGTTTGGAACTTAACCTGGAAAATCGAAAAATTCGGACAAGCGGTGGCGGCGCGCAAAAAAGTGCGCACATTAGGCACCTTATCGCGTTTGGCGCTTGCCGCGTTGGCTGCTGTCATTGTTCTGACGTATCCGCAATATTTCCATGTCGTGCCAACCGTTTTGGGATTAATGACATCCTACATTGTCATTATAATAGATTTCTTCTTTCACAAATGGAAAAACGACAAGCTGCAGGTATGA
- a CDS encoding AtpZ/AtpI family protein, producing the protein MSPKQRHPFQAMALMSAIVSQLVGSILVGVFGGRWIDDRFGTEPIFLIVGLLLGLAAGVYAMLRLIRQYFSEE; encoded by the coding sequence ATGTCCCCAAAACAGCGCCACCCGTTTCAAGCCATGGCGTTGATGTCCGCCATCGTCTCCCAACTTGTCGGTTCGATTTTGGTCGGCGTTTTCGGCGGGAGATGGATCGATGATCGATTTGGCACCGAGCCGATCTTTTTGATCGTCGGCCTTTTGCTCGGACTGGCGGCCGGCGTGTATGCCATGTTGCGCTTGATCCGCCAATATTTCTCTGAGGAGTAA
- the upp gene encoding uracil phosphoribosyltransferase, producing MGKVYVFDHPLIQHKLTYIRDKNTGTKEFRELVDEVATLMAFEITRDLPLEEVEIETPVSKARAKVIAGKKLGVIPILRAGIGMVDGILKLIPAAKVGHIGLYRDPQTLKPVEYYVKLPSDVEERDFIIVDPMLATGGSAVAAIDALKKRGAKSIKFMCLIAAPEGVKAVETAHPDVDIYIAALDERLNDHGYIVPGLGDAGDRLFGTK from the coding sequence ATGGGAAAAGTGTACGTCTTTGATCATCCGCTCATCCAGCATAAATTGACCTACATTCGCGACAAGAATACGGGCACGAAAGAATTTCGCGAGCTTGTCGACGAAGTGGCGACGTTGATGGCGTTTGAAATTACACGCGATCTGCCGCTTGAGGAAGTCGAGATCGAAACCCCCGTCAGTAAAGCCAGAGCGAAAGTGATCGCCGGCAAAAAACTGGGCGTCATTCCGATTTTGCGCGCCGGCATCGGCATGGTTGACGGCATCCTGAAGCTCATCCCGGCGGCGAAAGTCGGCCATATCGGCTTGTACCGCGATCCCCAAACATTAAAGCCGGTCGAATATTACGTCAAGCTGCCGAGCGATGTCGAAGAGCGCGATTTTATCATCGTCGACCCGATGCTCGCAACCGGCGGATCAGCGGTGGCGGCGATCGATGCGCTGAAAAAGCGGGGAGCGAAAAGCATTAAATTTATGTGCCTGATCGCGGCGCCGGAAGGAGTCAAAGCGGTGGAAACGGCCCACCCGGATGTGGACATTTACATCGCTGCCCTTGATGAGCGGTTGAACGACCACGGCTATATTGTCCCTGGTCTCGGCGACGCCGGCGACCGGCTGTTTGGCACAAAATAA
- the glyA gene encoding serine hydroxymethyltransferase, with amino-acid sequence MNYLPQQDPQVFAAIEQERKRQHAKIELIASENFVSRAVMEAQGSVLTNKYAEGYPGRRYYGGCEYVDIVEDLARERAKQLFGAEHVNVQPHSGAQANMAVYFTVLEHGDTVLGMNLSHGGHLTHGSPVNFSGIQYNFVEYGVDPETHVIDYDDVREKARLHRPKLIVAGASAYPRIIDFAKFREIADEVGAYLMVDMAHIAGLVAAGVHPNPVPYAHFVTTTTHKTLRGPRGGMILCQEQFAKQIDKAIFPGIQGGPLMHVIAAKAVALGEALQDDFKVYAKRVVENAKRLAAALQNEGFTLISGGTDNHLLLVDLRPQQLTGKTAEKVLDEVGITVNKNTIPYDPESPFVTSGIRIGTAAVTTRGFGLEEMDEIAAIIGLVLKNVGSEQALEEARQRVAALTEKFPLYQD; translated from the coding sequence ATGAATTACTTGCCACAACAAGATCCGCAAGTGTTCGCCGCTATTGAGCAAGAGCGGAAGCGGCAACATGCGAAAATTGAACTGATCGCCTCGGAAAACTTTGTCAGCCGCGCGGTCATGGAAGCGCAAGGGTCGGTGCTGACGAACAAATATGCGGAAGGCTATCCGGGACGCCGCTACTACGGCGGTTGTGAATATGTCGACATCGTCGAAGATTTGGCGCGCGAGCGAGCGAAGCAGTTGTTTGGAGCGGAGCATGTGAACGTCCAGCCGCACTCCGGGGCGCAGGCGAACATGGCCGTTTATTTCACCGTTCTTGAGCACGGCGACACGGTGCTTGGCATGAACTTGTCGCACGGCGGCCATTTGACGCACGGCAGCCCGGTCAATTTCAGCGGCATTCAGTACAATTTTGTCGAATACGGCGTCGATCCGGAAACGCATGTCATTGACTATGACGACGTGCGCGAAAAAGCGCGCCTTCACCGGCCGAAGTTGATCGTCGCCGGCGCGAGCGCCTATCCGCGCATCATCGACTTCGCCAAGTTCCGCGAGATTGCCGATGAAGTCGGCGCCTATTTAATGGTTGACATGGCCCATATTGCCGGTCTTGTTGCGGCAGGTGTTCATCCGAATCCAGTGCCGTACGCCCATTTCGTTACGACGACGACGCACAAAACGCTGCGCGGTCCGCGCGGCGGGATGATTTTATGCCAAGAGCAGTTCGCCAAACAGATCGACAAAGCCATTTTCCCTGGCATTCAAGGCGGCCCGCTCATGCATGTCATTGCCGCCAAAGCCGTCGCGCTCGGCGAAGCGTTGCAAGACGACTTTAAAGTCTACGCGAAGCGCGTCGTGGAGAATGCCAAACGGCTCGCAGCCGCCTTGCAAAACGAAGGATTCACTCTCATTTCCGGCGGCACGGACAACCATTTGCTGCTTGTCGATTTGCGCCCGCAGCAGCTGACCGGGAAAACGGCGGAGAAAGTGCTCGATGAGGTTGGGATTACGGTCAACAAAAACACGATTCCGTACGATCCGGAAAGCCCGTTTGTCACAAGCGGCATCCGCATCGGCACGGCCGCGGTCACGACGCGCGGCTTCGGATTGGAAGAGATGGACGAAATCGCCGCCATCATCGGCCTTGTGCTGAAAAACGTCGGCAGCGAACAAGCGCTTGAGGAAGCGCGCCAACGCGTCGCCGCTTTGACGGAAAAGTTTCCGCTCTATCAAGACTAA
- a CDS encoding TIGR01440 family protein, with product MDARLTEWRQQWQAILHEFRKQAPLGRGDVVVIGCSTSEVLGERIGTAGSMDVAAMLFAELDAWRRETGIALAFQCCEHLNRALVVERETAKTHGLEIVSVVPVPKAGGAMAAYAYRKFADPVVVEAIRADAGIDIGHTLIGMHLKPVAVPVRVSVKHIGSACVTLAKTRPKLIGGARAVYSLENPNDSCSF from the coding sequence ATGGACGCACGATTGACCGAATGGCGGCAGCAATGGCAAGCCATCTTGCATGAGTTTCGCAAACAGGCTCCGCTTGGCCGCGGCGATGTCGTTGTGATCGGCTGCAGTACGAGCGAGGTGCTTGGCGAGCGGATCGGCACGGCTGGATCGATGGACGTTGCCGCCATGCTGTTTGCCGAGCTTGACGCGTGGCGGCGCGAAACCGGCATTGCGCTCGCGTTTCAATGTTGTGAACATTTAAATCGGGCGCTTGTTGTCGAACGGGAAACCGCCAAAACTCACGGGCTGGAGATCGTTTCGGTCGTTCCGGTGCCGAAAGCGGGTGGGGCGATGGCCGCCTACGCCTATCGAAAGTTCGCTGACCCGGTCGTTGTCGAGGCGATTCGCGCCGATGCCGGCATTGACATCGGCCATACGCTCATCGGTATGCATTTGAAGCCGGTTGCCGTTCCCGTGCGCGTTTCGGTGAAGCACATTGGATCGGCGTGCGTGACGCTGGCGAAAACGCGGCCGAAGCTGATCGGCGGCGCCCGAGCGGTCTACTCGTTGGAAAATCCGAATGATTCCTGTTCTTTCTAG